The genomic DNA GAATCATAAAAATAATTGTTGCATTTTATTACATAATGGTTAATCTATAAACTTGCTTAAGCTGTGAAGCTTACAATAAGCAATTAACTCAAAATCGGGGCGAATTAAGTATGAAGATCTTTGTCGGAAACCTTTCATTAGTGTTAACCGAAGACGACCTTGAGCATCTTTTTGAGACTTTCGGTAAGGTTAAAAGTGTCCGCATTGTGACAGATAAAATCAGCGGTCTTCCTGCCGGTTTCGTTGATATGCCTAATGATAAAGAAGCAGAACTGGCTATTAGAAATTTGGACGGCATTGAGGTAATAGGGCATACCATTACACTGCGCTCCCGCGCAAAGGATTCGGATAGGCGGGAGGAGGATGATCGGCGCGAAGATAAACGCAGGGAACCAATGGAACGAAGAATGCCGCTTGACAGGAGGCTTTATATTGACAAAATCGAATTTGACGATCGACGGAATATTATTGATAGGCGGGTAAATCCTCCGCGAAGAAGTAATAGCAACAGACGCTTAACTACAAGTCGCAGAACACAGGTCAATCGCAGAGCGTAATCAGCTAAAAAGCCTCAGTTTTAATTCTACTATCTTTATTTTTTAATCTTCTCTCATTATATTCTTCACTTATCTTGACTTGCCGATAGATATTACTTATTATTCGGTCTGCTGAAACAGTAAAATAATATTACCGATTAAAGGAAAACGATATTTGTAGAAATGGCGGATAATTTCGATCATAAAGCAATAGAGACCAAGTGGCAGGAAATCTGGGCTGAATCAAAACAGCATAATATTGATCTCTCGGACGACAAAGATAAATTATATGTTTTGGTGATGTTTAGTTATCCATCGGGGGATAAGCTCCATATTGGACATTGGTATAATTACGGGCCCACAGACAGCTGGGCTCGCTTTAAAAAATTGCAGGGATTCAAGGTATTCGAACCGATGGGATTTGATTCGTTCGGGCTGCCGGCGGAAAATTACGCCATAAAACACGGAGTTCATCCGGCAGTTTCCACCAAGAAAAATATTGAATATATGACCGAGCAATTGCATAGGATTGGTGCTATGTATGATTGGGATAAATATTTAAGTACTTCAGATCCCGAATATTATAAGTGGACGCAGTGGCTGTTCCTGAAACTTTTTGATATGGGATTGGCATATAAAGAAGAAGCGCCGGTTAATTGGTGCCCATCGTGCTTAACTGTTTTGGCAAATGAGCAAGTTATTGACGGACAATGCGAGCGATGCGAAAGTGAAGTAAAGAAAAAAAACCTGAGTCAGTGGTTTTTCAGAATTACAAAGTACGCGGAAGAATTATTGGATGGTCTCGCTAATATCAATTGGCCTGAATCGACCAAATTGATGCAGAAAAACTGGATAGGAAAGTCAGAAGGCACTTCAGTGTTATTCCAGATAGACGGCACAAAAGAAAGTCTGAACATATTCACCACGCGGGTTGATACGATTTACGGGGCTACATTCATTGTTGTAGCTCCCGAGCATCACATTCTCGAGCATATAGTCAGCGATGAAAATAGAAAAGAAGTTGATGCGTATATTGAGAAAGCGAAAAATACTTCCGAAATAGAGCGAAGCACTCTTGACCGGGAGAAGACGGGAGTGTTTACCGGCGCATACGGCGTTAATCCTATCACAGGTGAAAAAATACCCGTCTGGACATCAGATTTTGTCTTAGTTACTTACGGCTCCGGAGCAATATTCGGTACTCCCGGACATGATAAAAGAGATTGGGAATTCGCAACGAAATTCGGACTTCCGATAAAGCAGGTGATTGAACCATACGATGGCGAGCCTGTGGATCTTGAAAAAGATGTTTGCAGCGGGGATGGGATTCTTATCAACTCGGGCGAGTATAACGGGCTGTATTATAAAGAGGGAATAGTTAAAATAACAGAGGCTCTCGAAAAATTGGGCGCCGGCAATGCTACTATTAATTACCGCTTGCGAGATTGGCTGATTTCCCGCCAACGCTATTGGGGAGCGCCGATTCCTATAATTTATTGTGATTCATGCGGAATGGTTCCTGTTCCTGAAGAAGATCTCCCTGTATTACTGCCGGATGATGTTGATCTGGAGAAATATATCGGCCTGGATAAATCTCCTTTAGCTGAATCAAAATCATTCAGCAACGTGGACTGTCCGAAATGCGGCTTAAAAGGGAAGAGGGAAGTGGATACAATGGATACATTTGTGGATTCATCGTGGTATTTCCTGAGATACACCGACCCGAATTATAATGAAGCTCCATGGGATTCCAAATTAACCGATAAATGGTTGCCGGTAGATCAATATGTGGGCGGGAAAGACCATGCTACGTTGCACCTTTTATATTCTCGCTTCGTTTGTATGGCGCTAAAGGAGGGTGGATATCTGAATTTCTCGGAACCGTTTAAAAATTTATTCCACCAGGGAGTTATAACGAATAACGGTTCAAAGATGTCAAAATCGAGAAATAATGTTGTCAGCCCTGATCCATTTATCATAAATTACGGGTCGGATACTTTCAGGATGTACCTGATGTTTATGGGGCCGTATGACGAGGGATGCGACTGGAATGATTCCGGTATACTCGGTATTTACCGGTTCTTGAATCGTGTATGGAGATTGTGCAGAGGCGATGTTGTTAGTAAAAAATCTGAGATTTCCGTCGATGAAATGAATCGTATGATGCATAAAACGATTAAATCGGTCACTCTTGATTTGCAAATAATGAACTTTAATACAGCCATCAGCCGGATTATGGAATGCGTTAATTATCTTTATAAGGTAGAAAAGCCTGAAAAAGAACATCTTGAAACATTAATTGTCTTACTTGCGCCGTTTGCACCACATTTATCAGAGGAGATTTGGCAAATGTTCGGCAATTCTGAGAGTATTTTCAATCATAAATGGCCATCGTGGGATGAAGATCTAGCTAAATCTGAAAAAGCGTCAATTGCTGTGCAGGTATTAGGGAAGTTGAGAGGCTCGTTTGATATCGATATGGACTCAACCGATGATATATTAGTGGAAAATGCACTAAATATTGACAATGTGAAGAAATATGTGGAAGGTAAGCAGATAGTTAAGAAAATTGTGATTAAAAACAAATTAGTGAACTTTGTAGTTAGGTAATAAGGCAGGCTTAACGTTAATTATGCCAGGTATACATAATATATGTTATGCGTCGTTATGAACGGGATATATATCACGTTCAACGGCTCCTCTCTATACTCTATATAGTGAATCTTTTACTTTTAATGCCGTATTTATTGCTTTCTTTCGGTACTTTCAAATTAGCGGAATATGAGAGTTCATAATTAGATGCTATCCTGTTTAATTCATAAGGGTCTATAAGTCCCTGTGATATAGATAATTCCATAAATGCTTTTGTGGTCATTGAAAATCTAACTAACATATCTACCGCACCATTTAGATCCCGCATACTTTCTTGCATCAAATCAAGGTGTTTTTCTAATTTTCCAAGTTTTTGGTTTATTGCTTCAATTCCCTGCTGCTGGCTGTTTTTCTCTGACATATTAATTCTCGCTTTCTATAGTTTCTAATTTTGTAATTTGTTCCGGCTCTCCAAGCGCAAAAAGGATATCTCCCTTGGTAATCAGCTCATTCGGGCTGGGATTTAACATTATATTCCCGTTAGAGCGTTTTATTGCTGCAATCAGCACATTATAATTGTCACGGATTTTAGATGTGGCTATTGTTTTGCCGATCAGTGAAGAATTTTCTTTTATGATTATTTCGTCAATTTCAAGACCGATACCTTCACCGTTTGTAGTTAGTTCAATGAGCTCTACGGTTGACGGTTTAAGTAATACTTGAGCCATAGCGTGTCCACCCGCATCATACGGGTTAATTACCTTATTTGCGCCGGACCTGAGAAGATTAGCCGTTCCTCTATCAGTTTCAGAGCGAGCGACAATGAATAAATCTTCCTTAAGGGAACGCGCCGTCAAAGTACAATAAACATTATCGGCATCCGAATCAACGACCGTCAGGAGTCCTTTTGCGTATTCTAAACCGGCGGATGATAGAACTCCATCGTCGGTAACGTCACCGAGAATAGAAAATACTCCGTTCTCGGTAAGCTGCTGCACCACATCAGGGTTCCGCTCAATGACAATATACTTTTCTTTCTTTTTGCTGAGTTCCCGGCAGATTATTTTACCCATCCTTCCATAGCCGGCAATTATATAATGATCTTTGAGTTTATTAATAGATTTTTGCATCTTTCTCCTAAAGAAATATTTTGTATCAGCCAGTCTGTAGGTGATGTAATTCAGCGCAATCGCTAAAGTACCGATACTAAAAACAATCAGGAAAATTACATGCCACCTACCCAATTCGGATAACGGGTGAACTTCTTTAAACCCAACTGAACTGATAGTTATTATAGTCATATACACTGAATCTGTGAAAGACCAATTCTCGATTTTCATAAAACCGATTACGCCGAAGAGAAAAACGAATGCCAAAAAGAATAACGCTTTATGTAGTTTTGCGGATGAGCTCATCACTTTGATTCTTTAGGGAGTTCAGAATCTTCGAATGAGATGGATTTGTTCCTTCCGCTGTTTTTAGCGCTATATAGAGCCCTGTCAGCGTTGTAAATCAGAGAATTTATCGTTGCTTCATTTTCTCCGTTGAATGAGGATAGGCCTATACTGATAGTAATAGACAGTTGTTTATTGTTGAATTCGAATTCCGCTTCCTCAATATCTTTCCTGAGTCGTTCGCATGCCATATAGGAAGATTCCGGTTCACTGTTTATGAGGAGCCAAATGAACTCCTCTCCCCCATATCTCGCCACAACATCATGAGCTCTTTTCCCATGATCCATTATGGCTGCTACTTCCTTCAGAACAAAGTCGCCTGTCTGGTGACCGTAAGTGTCATTAAAATCCTTAAAAAAATCTATATCAATCATAGCGCAGCTCATAGAAAGTTCATGTCTTTTAGTTCTTGAAAGTTCTCTTTTGAATAATTCTTCAAGGTAACGTCTATTAGGAAGCATAGTGAGGTCATCGGTTGACGACTGAAAAGACATTTTGTCTATTTGCCCCTGTATGAACAGATAAATTATTCCTAAACCACCGACAGTTATCGAAAGTTTTGCAATTAGCCAGGGCGCTTGTAAACTAAAAAAGCCTTCTTCAGCCATTATATTGCCCGTACCGTATAAAGAGTTAAAGAGCATATAGGTTTCATTGGTCAAAAGTGTAACGCCTGCAATTGCCAATATAAAATAAATAAAAGCTGCTCCGCCACGTTGACGCATTCGCCAGTACTTCAGATAAAATTTCAGGGCAGATGCCAGTATTACCGTCCAAATAGTCGTGTTTAAAAAATGAATAAATATTGCTATTCGATGGAATTTATCTATTTGTGCTTCGTTAATAATAATTAAAAATAGCAGATACGCTAAAAACGAAATGGGAAATATATATCCGATCTTCCTCAAATTAATACACCAGATATTAATTGAACTAATTTATCCCGACAATATAATTAGGATAGAAGTGATTTACAAGCAGACCGGTTCAGCGGATAATATATTCTTTAAAATCTTTACCCACTTCAACAGAACCATTAAAATTTCGTTTTATCAGAGAAACAACATCAATTTCATCCATTTCAGGATATAAATGAGTTAACAGAAGTTTCTTAACCGCTGCCTTTTCAGCTATAATTGCGAGAGTAGCTGGAGTGAAATGCCCCTCTTTCCTGTTTTCATCCCGAAATGAGCATTCCGAAATCGCAAGATCGGCATTATCAAAAAGAGCTAAGAGATTATCTCCGGCTTCCGTATCGCCCGTATAGCTGAACAGATCTCCATCCACGGTTTCAATCCGGTAGCCGAGGCTGTTTGGTTGATGGTACGTTGCATAAGGAATTATTTTACCGCCGTGAATTTCTATTTCCATTCCGGGTTTTAATTCAACAACATTGATAGACGAATTCTGACTGTAAACCCAGCTGCCTCCGATCGCTTCCAAATTCTTAAGATAATCTATAAGACCAAGTGGGCCGTAAACATTTAGCTCGGTGGGTTCTTTAAATAACGGGTCATGTTTTCTCGCAAATAATAAAGGCAATAAATCAGTGACGTGATCCACATGTAAATGTGTATAAAATACGTTTTTGATTGTTTTATAATCTACACCAACGGAGGCAATCCTATTCAAAGTTCCGCTCCCGCTGTCAAACAGCATAAACCTGCCATCCAGGTTGATTAAGTATCCTGATTGAGACCGATCCTTATGAGGAACACACGTACCTGAACCGAGAATATGAACACTAAAGTTCATTCGCTTTCAGTTTCTTTAATCAACCAATCAAGATAATCAGGATTGCCGCCCACTATCGGAATAGCCAATATTTCAGGAACGTCATAGCTATGCAGGGATTTAACTTCAGAGATGATTTTATCCAGATGAGATTTCGTTGATTTAGCAATAAGCATTACTTCATTTTCGTTCTGGATATTTCCATCCCACCAAAATGTTGATTTCATATCGTTTATTATATTGGAGCAAGCAATAAGTCTTTTCTCCAACAATGAATTGGATATGAG from Candidatus Neomarinimicrobiota bacterium includes the following:
- a CDS encoding ribonuclease Z, with the translated sequence MNFSVHILGSGTCVPHKDRSQSGYLINLDGRFMLFDSGSGTLNRIASVGVDYKTIKNVFYTHLHVDHVTDLLPLLFARKHDPLFKEPTELNVYGPLGLIDYLKNLEAIGGSWVYSQNSSINVVELKPGMEIEIHGGKIIPYATYHQPNSLGYRIETVDGDLFSYTGDTEAGDNLLALFDNADLAISECSFRDENRKEGHFTPATLAIIAEKAAVKKLLLTHLYPEMDEIDVVSLIKRNFNGSVEVGKDFKEYIIR
- a CDS encoding RNA-binding protein, whose translation is MKIFVGNLSLVLTEDDLEHLFETFGKVKSVRIVTDKISGLPAGFVDMPNDKEAELAIRNLDGIEVIGHTITLRSRAKDSDRREEDDRREDKRREPMERRMPLDRRLYIDKIEFDDRRNIIDRRVNPPRRSNSNRRLTTSRRTQVNRRA
- a CDS encoding divalent-cation tolerance protein CutA, which gives rise to MDDLIIIFMTASSLEEAGLISNSLLEKRLIACSNIINDMKSTFWWDGNIQNENEVMLIAKSTKSHLDKIISEVKSLHSYDVPEILAIPIVGGNPDYLDWLIKETESE
- a CDS encoding GGDEF domain-containing protein produces the protein MRQRGGAAFIYFILAIAGVTLLTNETYMLFNSLYGTGNIMAEEGFFSLQAPWLIAKLSITVGGLGIIYLFIQGQIDKMSFQSSTDDLTMLPNRRYLEELFKRELSRTKRHELSMSCAMIDIDFFKDFNDTYGHQTGDFVLKEVAAIMDHGKRAHDVVARYGGEEFIWLLINSEPESSYMACERLRKDIEEAEFEFNNKQLSITISIGLSSFNGENEATINSLIYNADRALYSAKNSGRNKSISFEDSELPKESK
- a CDS encoding potassium channel protein is translated as MSSSAKLHKALFFLAFVFLFGVIGFMKIENWSFTDSVYMTIITISSVGFKEVHPLSELGRWHVIFLIVFSIGTLAIALNYITYRLADTKYFFRRKMQKSINKLKDHYIIAGYGRMGKIICRELSKKKEKYIVIERNPDVVQQLTENGVFSILGDVTDDGVLSSAGLEYAKGLLTVVDSDADNVYCTLTARSLKEDLFIVARSETDRGTANLLRSGANKVINPYDAGGHAMAQVLLKPSTVELIELTTNGEGIGLEIDEIIIKENSSLIGKTIATSKIRDNYNVLIAAIKRSNGNIMLNPSPNELITKGDILFALGEPEQITKLETIESEN
- a CDS encoding leucine--tRNA ligase: MADNFDHKAIETKWQEIWAESKQHNIDLSDDKDKLYVLVMFSYPSGDKLHIGHWYNYGPTDSWARFKKLQGFKVFEPMGFDSFGLPAENYAIKHGVHPAVSTKKNIEYMTEQLHRIGAMYDWDKYLSTSDPEYYKWTQWLFLKLFDMGLAYKEEAPVNWCPSCLTVLANEQVIDGQCERCESEVKKKNLSQWFFRITKYAEELLDGLANINWPESTKLMQKNWIGKSEGTSVLFQIDGTKESLNIFTTRVDTIYGATFIVVAPEHHILEHIVSDENRKEVDAYIEKAKNTSEIERSTLDREKTGVFTGAYGVNPITGEKIPVWTSDFVLVTYGSGAIFGTPGHDKRDWEFATKFGLPIKQVIEPYDGEPVDLEKDVCSGDGILINSGEYNGLYYKEGIVKITEALEKLGAGNATINYRLRDWLISRQRYWGAPIPIIYCDSCGMVPVPEEDLPVLLPDDVDLEKYIGLDKSPLAESKSFSNVDCPKCGLKGKREVDTMDTFVDSSWYFLRYTDPNYNEAPWDSKLTDKWLPVDQYVGGKDHATLHLLYSRFVCMALKEGGYLNFSEPFKNLFHQGVITNNGSKMSKSRNNVVSPDPFIINYGSDTFRMYLMFMGPYDEGCDWNDSGILGIYRFLNRVWRLCRGDVVSKKSEISVDEMNRMMHKTIKSVTLDLQIMNFNTAISRIMECVNYLYKVEKPEKEHLETLIVLLAPFAPHLSEEIWQMFGNSESIFNHKWPSWDEDLAKSEKASIAVQVLGKLRGSFDIDMDSTDDILVENALNIDNVKKYVEGKQIVKKIVIKNKLVNFVVR